The genomic window GTACTATTGTGTAGTTGCTTTGGTTCTAATCCATCAATTAGTTCATTTAAGCTACTACTAAAAGCTAAATATTCtacttttagtttatttaaatcaatactttTAATCCATTTTGATACACTTTGAAATGCATCATCAGGTAAACTTTTACCACCACATTTTCTGTAAGACATAAGACGTTCTGGAGATAGGAGGCTCAAATCTATCATAACCTCACGAGAGTCCTTAAATCTAGAATCAAgtgaatttataatgatatctaatactttataatatacatcccgtttaaaaatatctaagctTGATGGAGAAATGTCATCACCTGATAACTCTCCAggcataacttttttttttctgctccttatttttttgaagtcttgttctaataatttatgatcaaATGCAAATTGTTTGgcttcatttaatattttttcaagtgCATTATTGTCAAGTCTAAGGTCTTCTAATCGTTTTTTCGCAATATCGACCAATTTTATAGcttgtataaaatcaattgattTGGACTGTAGATAATTTGATAATGGAGTAGTTATGGCAAAAATTTGTCTTATAAAAACCATGGtagatacaaaattataagaagACATTCTCAAAATTAAACTCTTGGCAGTTGAAGAAGTATCTCTGTCAGAATCATTTGCAGTAGCAATGAAATTTAGTGCTTTTAGTAGAGCtgcatatttttcataaactaCCACAATCACTCTGTCGTGAGAAGTCCATCTAGTGTTTGAAAAACGTTTTAAGCGTCTTATACGTTGCGTTGGATATAATTGTTGTTGACACTCAATAAAACTAGCAGTCCTCTTCCTTGCTCGCATGAATTCAACCAATGCTCTAATATCTCCAAAAAAAACTTTAGTTACCATGCAACAATCACAAGTGTCAACTATTACCAAATTTAGCAAATGTGCAGAACACCAAACATACAATGCATTGGGATTTTCATTCTGTATGAACGTTTTCAACCCTGAATATTTACCCTGCATTGAAGCCGCACCATCATACGCCTGAGCACATAATCTTTTTTTCCAGTCAATTTCATACTTCTC from Aphis gossypii isolate Hap1 chromosome 1, ASM2018417v2, whole genome shotgun sequence includes these protein-coding regions:
- the LOC126554506 gene encoding zinc finger MYM-type protein 1-like; this encodes MLSILAEIVRSKILRDIKKSNLFSVIIDTTTDVSNKEQFTFLMRYVNEQGNIEERLVALVTAPDSTGHGLFEVFCNITEKYEIDWKKRLCAQAYDGAASMQGKYSGLKTFIQNENPNALYVWCSAHLLNLVIVDTCDCCMVTKVFFGDIRALVEFMRARKRTASFIECQQQLYPTQRIRRLKRFSNTRWTSHDRVIVVVYEKYAALLKALNFIATANDSDRDTSSTAKSLILRMSSYNFVSTMVFIRQIFAITTPLSNYLQSKSIDFIQAIKLVDIAKKRLEDLRLDNNALEKILNEAKQFAFDHKLLEQDFKKIRSRKKKVMPGELSGDDISPSSLDIFKRDVYYKVLDIIINSLDSRFKDSREVMIDLSLLSPERLMSYRKCGGKSLPDDAFQSVSKWIKSIDLNKLKVEYLAFSSSLNELIDGLEPKQLHNSTSTLNTHEDENDSENTYTEKSESEDEESKNENVNVEKILHILSSHDLITAFPNLYTAYKSLGTIPASSASAERSFSKVKLIKTRLRSTVGQNRLESLVLLSTEKDITIDYNEAINKFALTSDLLTKELMFK